In Salipiger sp. H15, the sequence CCGTGCTCGCCCCTGCCCTGCTGCGCTTCTCCGCCGAGCACCCCGACGTGCGCGTCTCGGTTTCCGAGGCCTATTCCGGGGCGCTCGGCACCGAGGTCGCCGAGGGCCGGCTCGACTTCGCCGTGGTCCCCGCCTTCGACACCGCCGGATCGCTGAGCGGCGTGCCGATCGGGCGCGACCACGAATGTCTCGTGCAATGCGCCGCCCCCGCCCGGCCCTACCGGCAGGACATGACCCTGCGCGAGCTTGGCCCGCTGAAGATCGTGCTGCCGGGGCGGGCGAACGCGCGGCGCCTGCGGATCGAGACCTACCTTTCGGTGAACGGGGTCGAGATCGCCGAGATGATGGAGCTCGACTCGATGCACGGCACGCTCGACATCATCGGCCGCTCGGACTGGGTCGGCATCCTGCCCGGCATCCTCTGCCTGCCCGACCTCGACGGCAGCCGCCGCCGCGTGACGCCGCTGACCGCGCCCGAGTTCGACGTGACCTACATCCGCATCACCCGCCGCGCCCGCCCGCTGACCCCAGCCGCCGAGGCCTTTGCCGCGGTGCTGCAGGCCGAGCTCGACGCGGCGCTCGAGGTCCTGCCGGAGAGCCTCCGCGCGGACGCGGCTCAGAGGTAGGTCTGCGGCAGCCAGGTGCTGAGCGGCGGCCAGAGGATCGCGAGCACCGCGACGAAGAGGATCAGCAGCCAGAACGGCACCGCGCCGCGGAAGATCTCGCCGAGCCGCACCGTCGGATCGGGCACCGCGGCCTTGACCGTGAAGACGAGGATGCCGAAGGGCGGCGTCAGCAGCCCCGCCTCGATCACCAGCACGCCGAAGATGGCAAAGGCCAGCGGGTCGAGCCCGAGCGTGTTGGCGACCGGCGCAAAGATCGGCACGGTGAGCAGGATGATCGAGGTGGAATCGATGAACATCCCCAGCACCAGCCAGATCAGGAAGATGATCAGCACGATCACCGCGGTCGAGTCGCTGATCGACAGCAGCAGCCCGTTGATCACCTGCGTCGCCCCCGCCATGGCCAGAAAGCGCGAATACATCGAGGCGGTGATCAGCAGGATCATGATCGGCGCGGTGGTGCGCCCGGCGTTGTAGACCGCCTCCAGCACCTCGCGCACCCGCATCCCGCGCAGCAGCCCCAGCACGAAGGCCCCCGCCGCGCCGAAGCCCGCCGCCTCGGTCGGGGTCAGCACGCCGCCCCAGATGCCGCCGATGACGATGCCGATCAGCACGAGGATCGTGCCGCCCCCGATGATCTCGCGCGACAGGTCTCCCGGCGCGCGCGGCGCCTCGGTCCCGCGCGGCGCGTCCTGCGGCCGCCAGATGGCCCGCAGCGCACAGTAGAGCCCGAAGAGCGTCGCCAGCAGCAGGCCCGGCAGCAGCCCCGCGATGAAGAGCGCGCCGATCGACTGCTCGGTCAGCACCGCCCAGACGATCATCAGGATGCTCGGCGGGATCAGCATGCCGAGGCAGGCGCTTCCCGCAATGGTGCCAAGCGCGTAGGGCCGGCTGTATCCCAGCGCGATCATCTCGGGATAGGCGATGCGCGAGAAGGTCGCCGCCGAGGCGATCGACACGCCGGTGATCGCGGCAAAGACCGCGTTGCCCATCACCGTCGCCACGCCAAGGCAGCCCGGCAGGCGGCGGAAGCCGCGGTTGCAAAGCCCGTAGAGGTCGCGCGCCGCGCCCGAGCGGCTGACGAAATCCCCCATCAGCACGAAGAGCGGGATGATGATGAAGATGTCCTTGCGCAACGCCTCGTAGGCGGTGGTGCCGAGGATCGACAGCGCCACGTCCGCGCTGCCGATCATCCAGTAGACCCCCAGCGCGCTGACGACGGCCAGCGCCACGGCGACGTGCACGCCAAGGAGGACGAGCACCATGAGGAGCGCGAGGATGCCGAAGATGATCGTGGTCACGTCGCGCTCCTCAGCGGGGGTCCGGCGCGGCAAGCCCGCCCTTGGTCTCGTCGATGCGGCCGCGCCAGTCGGCGACGAGCAGAGACAGGTAGGCCAGTGCCGCGAGCAGGCTCGTCGCCACGATCAGGAAGCGCACCGGCCAGGTGTAGATGCGCAGCGCGCCCTCGCCCTCGTATTCCCCGAGCCGCACCGCGCTCATCGCCGAGGGGAAGGAGGCATGGGCCAGCGCCGCGAAGAGACCGAGGCCGAGCAGGCAGGCGAAGCTGCGCAGCAGGCACCGCCCGAGCGGCGGCAGCGCATCGGCCAGCATCGTCGTGCGCAGCATCGAGCCCGAGTAGATCGCCAGCGGCAGCTGCAGGAAACTCACCGCGATCACCGAGTTCTGCAGGATCTCCTTGGTCCCCTCGACCGGGTGAAGGAACAGCGTCCGGCCCAGCACGTCGGCGATGATGAGCCCGGCCAGCAGGAAGACCCAGATCGACGAGACGACGTGGATGGCCCGTGCCAGGGCGATCTGTATCGACATGCTCCCTCCTCGCGACAGGCCGACCTGCCGGAAGCCTAGGGACGGATCCGCCGCCGCACAATCAAATTATTTATCGACTGATAATTTATCGTATCCTGCATGCGTCGAAACGATTCCCGCCGCGGGGGAGGCCGCGCGGGAAGGCAGCACCCGGACCCGGTCCGGCAGGGAGGAGAACCATGATTTCCAGAACTCTACTGGCCGCGCTTCTGGCGGTGGCGGCGGGCAGCGCCCTGTCCACCCGGGCCGAGGCCGACAGCTTCACCTTCAGGATCGGCTCGGGCCATCCGAAGGGCCCCGCGCCCTACGTGACCACAATGTCGGACTTCTTCGTCACCGAGGTCACCCGGCGCGCGCAGGAGAAGGGCCATGCCGTCACCTTCATCGAATCCTACGGCGGCGGCATCGCGGGGGTTTCGGAAACGCTCGAGGCGGTGCAGCAGGGTCTGCTCGACTTCGGCGGCTACTGCGTCTGCTTCGAGCCCTCGAACCTCTTCCTGCACAACTTCCCCTATTTCGAGCCCTTCGGCCCGCAGAGCTCGTCCAAGGCGATCGAGGCGGTGCGCATGGTCTATGACCAGAACCCCTGGCTCAGCAGCGTCTTCGAGGACCAGTTCGGGCAGGAGCTGCTGGGGCTCGGCGCCTGGGACAACTACCACCTCGGCACCAAGATGGCCTGGGCCGAGGTCGCGGACCTCAAGGGCGTGAAGATCGGCGGCGCCGGGCCCAACCTGCCCTGGCTCGAATACGCCGGGGCGATCCCGGTGCAGTCGAGCCTGCCCGAGGGCTACATGGCGATGAAGACCGGCGTCTACGACGGCTGGCTGATGACCCCGGCGGGCTACAACGGCTTCAAGTACTACGAGCCCTCGCCCTACTACACGCTGATCGGCTTCGGCGCGATGCCGGTGGTGGTGCTGACCGCCAACAAGGCGACGCTGGCACGCCTGCCCGAGGATCTGCGCGCGATCGTCGAGGAGGTCGGGCGCGAGTGGGAGGCGGGCAACGGCGCGGCGATGGACGAGAGCCAGGCCAAGGGGCTCGCGGCACTCAAGGAGAACGGCGCGATCATCACCGAGCTGCCCGAGGCGACCCGCGCGCAATGGGCCCAGAGCCTCGCCGAGTTCCCGCGCACCAACGCGAAGGACGCGGACTCGCGCGGGATGCCCGGCACCAAGGTGATGACCGACTACATCGCCGCGGCGAAGGCGGTCGGCCATGTCTGGCCGGTGGAATACACGCTGGACTGAGGCCCGGGGCCATATGAAAACCTGATAGGGACCCCGAATTTATATAGCTTCATCTGCACCCCCCCTTCTCGCTAGCCTCGGGAAGGGGGTTGTTGCCCCCGCAGGACGGGAGGAACGGCAGATGAACCTCGGATACCTTGCCAGCGCGATCCCCGGCCCCGGAGGCACCGCCGACCGGGCCAGTTATGCGAGGGCCGTCGGCTTCTCCGAAGTCCTGACCGAACTGCCGCACGCGCCGCGCGGGCCCGCGTTGTCGGGGGCGATGGCGGTTCACAGGCTCGACACCCTGCCCGGACGCGAGGCACGGCCCGCGCTGCAGCTGGTCGGCGAGGCGCCCGCCCCCTGCCCCCGGATCGTCGCGGCGGGGGCCGATCCCGCCGCGGTCCGGGCGCTGTCGCGGGCCGGTTACCAGCCGCTGTCGGACTGCCTGCTCGACCCCGAGGCGGTGGCGGCGCACTGGCCCGCCCACGTGACGGGCTGCACGCATGGATCCATCCGCGCCTGCCCGCGGCAATGGCGCGTCGCGCGCATCCTGCTCGTTGCCACCAACCCCGCCCGCGCCGAGACCGCGGTCCGCGATCCCGGCGATGCCTGCCGCGCCTACCTCGGCCAGAGGCTCGGGCGCGATCCGGGCTCGGAGGAGGTGGCCGAGCTTGCCGACCGCGTGGTGCTCCGCGGCACCCCCGAGACGGTGGCGGGTGGGCTGATCGACTTCCGCACCGCCTGCGGGCCCTTCGGGGCGCTGGTGCTCGTGGACCTCGGCTGGCACGACCGGACGCTGGCGCGGGACTCGCTGCTGCTGCTCTCGCAGGTCGTCGCGCCGCTCGTCGATGCCGAGACCCGCTCCGCCGACCGCTGGCTGGAGCTCGCATGACCGACCTTTATTCCGAAGTCTCGGGCCGCGACGGCGCGCCGTTCCTGCTGCTGCTGAACAGCCTCGGGGCCACCCATGCCATGTGGGACGGTCAGCTCGGTCACCTGAACAGCTTCTACAGGGTCATTCGCTGCGACGCGCGCGGCCATAGTCGCAGCCCCGCGCCGGACGGCCCCTACTGTTTCGACGATCTTGTCGCCGACGCCTTCGGCGTGCTCGACCGCCACGGCGCCGCGACGGCCTCGGTCATGGGCCTGTCGCTCGGCGGCATGACGGCGCTTGGCATGGGGCTCGCGCAGCCCGCGCGGATCGAGCGGATTCTCTGCTGCGCCGCCCGCGCCGACGCGCCGCCGCCCTTCGTGCAGAGCTGGCAGGACCGGCTGCACCTGCTCGACACGGGCGGGCTCGAGGCGGTCTGGCAGGTGACCGAGGACAAGTGGCTCTCGGCGGAGAGCCGCGCCGCGCATCCCGAACGCACCGAGGCGCTGCGCGCGGGCTTTCTCGGCACCAGCGAGGCGGGTTATCGCGGCTGCGCCGCGGCGCTCCTGCAGCTCGACTACCTGCGCCAGTTGCCGGGGCTGCTGCCGCCGACGCTCTATGTCGCCGGCGAGAAGGACGCGGCCGCCCCCGCCGGTGCCATGCAGGCGATGGCGGCGGCGACCCCGGGCGCGCGCTGCGTGGTGATCCCCGGCGCCGCCCACGTGGTCAACGTCGACAACCCCGCCGATTTCCAGCACGCCATCGGAGGCTTCCTCGGGCTGGACGTGGAGTAGTTGCCCTCAGTCTCTGCCCTCAGTCGCCGGGCATCCGCAGGCTGTCGTAGGAGACCATCACGTGCTCGCGGTAGGCGGGCCGTTCGCAGAGCCGCGCGTAGTACTCCGCGAGTGCCGGAAGCTCGGGGCGCTCGATCTCCATGGTATAGTAGCGGAAGAGCGCCGAGCCCGCCGGGATGTCGCCCATGGTGAGCCGGTCGCCCGCGAGGAAATCGCCCTCGGAGAGCCGCGCCTCAAGCAGCCGGAACGCCTCGGTCACAACGCCGAGCCCCGCCGCGCGGGCCGCCGGGTCGCGCTGCGACGGCGGCAGGCGGACGGTGTTGTGAAAGACGCTGGTGAAGGCGGCGTAGACGTTGTTCTGGAACCATTCCATCCAGATGTCCGCCCGCGTCCGCCCGGCGATGTCCTGCCCGCCGAACCCGCCCTCGCCGTAGGCCCCGGCAAGGTAGCGCACGATGGCGTTCGACTCCCAGACGCAGAGACCCCCGTCGATCAGCGTCGGCACCTTGCCGATCGGGTTGAGCGCGCGGTACTCGGGCGTGTCGAGCCCGCCGAAGACGCCGCCCATCTCCACCGTCTCGTGGTCGACACCCAGCTCCGCCAGGGTCCATGCCACCTTCTGCACGTTCACGGACGTGCGCCGACCAAGCAATTTCATGCGGGCCTCCTCTGCTGCCGGGCTATTTATCACACGATAAATTTCCGGGCTGCAAGTCTCCCCGGGCTCGACTATGGTTGCTGCGAAGAATCCGCCCGAAGGAAGCCGTTCGTGACGAAAGGCCGCGCGACGCCCGCGTCTGACAGCACCGCCCCGCGCAAGCGCCTCTCTCCCGAGGCCCGGAGGGGCCAGATCGTCACGGCCGCGACCGAGCTTTTCGCCGAGAAGGGCTTCGACGCCTCGACGCGCGACCTCGCCAAGCTTGCCGGGATCACCCAGCCGCTGCTCTACCGCTACTTTCCCGACAAGGACGGCCTGATCGAGGCGGTCTACGCGCGGGTCTTCCTCGACCGCTGGAACCCCGAGTGGGACGCCACGCTCGAGGACCGCGGCCAGCCGGTCCGGGCGCGTTTCGCGGCGTTCTACGACGCCTATACCGACAGCATCTTCGACCCGGTCTGGCTGCGCATCTCGAGCTTTGCCGCGCTGCGCGAGGCGCGCATCAACCGCTGGTACAACCACGTGGTCGAGGAGCTCATCCTCAAGCGGCTGGTGCGCGAGACCCGGGTCGAGCGCGGCGGCGAGGACCGGATCCGGGTCACCCGCGCCGAGCTGGAACCGGCCTGGCTGCTGCATGGCGGGCTGCTGAACTACGGCATGCGCCGCCATATCCTCGGCCTGCCGGTGCTGGACGACAAGCCGCGGGTGATCCGCGGGGCGATCGACCAGTTCCTCGCGGGCTTCGGGGCGGAGGGCGGCGGCTCCTGACGGCCCGGGGCGCCCGCCTCTTCCCGGCAGGGCCGCGACCGGGATTTGCACTTCGGCCCGAAATCGCTTTCGATGCGCGCGAGGCAAATCACGCATCCCGCGGATGCGGACGAGGAGGAGACATGGCTTTCATCGGTATCGACGTGGGCACCGGCAGTGCGCGCGCCGGGGTGTTCGACGAGCGCGGAACGCTGCTTGCCGCCAGCGGCCGCGAGATCACCATGTGGCGCCCCCGTCCCGGCTGGGCGCAGCAGAGCAGCGCCGACATCTGGCAGGCGATCTGCGCCGCGGTGCGCGAGGCGGTCGCGGCCTCGGGCATCCGGCCGGAGGAGGTCGCAGGACTCGGCTTCGACGCCACCTGCTCGCTGGTGCTGGCGGATGCGGACGACCGGCCCGTGTCGGTCGACCCGGAGGGCGCGGCCGCGCAGGACATCATCGTCTGGATGGACCACCGGGCGCTGATGGATGCCGAGGAGATCAACGCCACCGGCGGCGCGCCGCTGCGCCACGTCGGCGAGGTGATCAACCCCGAGATGCAGATGCCGAAGCTGCGCTGGCTTCAACGCGAGATGCCGGACCGTTTCGCCCGTGCCGCGCAGCTGTGGGATCTGCCCGACTGGCTGGTCTGGCGCGCCTGCGGCAGCCGGGCGCGCTCGCTCTGCTCGCTGGTCTGCAAGTGGACCTATCTCGGCCATCTCGGGCTTGAAGGCGAGGGCTGGGACGACGGCTTCCTTTCGGCGATCGGCCTCGACGCGCTGACCGGCCCCGGGGGCCACGCGCGCATCGGCACCGAGATCGCCGCCCCCGGCACCCGGCTCGGCGGGCTGACGGCACAGGCCGCTGCCGAGCTTGGCCTGCCCGAGGGCATCGCGGTCGGCGCGAGCCTGATCGACGCCTATGCCGGGGCGCTCGGCACGCTGGGTGCAGGGGGCGGGGAGAGCCTCGCGATGATCGCCGGGACCTCGACCTGCCACATCGCGGTGACCGCCGAGCCCGCCTATGTGCCCGGCGTCTGGGGGCCCTATTTCGGCGCGCTGCTGCCGGGGCTCTGGGTCAACGAGGGCGGCCAGTCGGCGGCGGGGGCGCTGATCGACGCCGTGCTCGCCCGCCACGGCGCCTACCCCGCGCTGAAGGCCGAGGCCGCGGCGGCGGGCCGTCACCCCGCCACCCTGCTGGACGCGCGGCTCGCGGAGATGGCGGAGGAGACGGCCACGCTCACCCGTTCGCGCCACGTCCAGCCCGACGCGCATGGCAACCGCTCGCCGCTGGCCGCGCCCTGGCGCAAGGGCGGTATCGACGGGATCACGCTCGACACCGGGCGCGACGATCTGGCGCTCGACTACCTCGCGACGCTGCAGGCGCTCGCCTACGGCACGCGGCACATATTGGAGGAGATGCGCGCCGCCGGGGCCGGGATCGGCAGCATCGTCGTCTCGGGCGGGCTGGCGAAGAACGCGCTCTACCTGCGCGAGACGGCGGATGCCTGCGGCGTGCCGGTGATTGTCCCGGAGGCCCCCGAGCCAGTGCTGCTCGGCTCGGCCATGCTGGGCGCGGTGGCGGCGGGGGCGCAGCCGTCGCTTGGCGAGGCGATGCGCGCCATGGCCCCCGCGGTGCAGCAGATCGCGCCACGTGGCGGCCGGATCGCCGCCTACCACGACGCCAAGTACCGCGTGTTCCGCCGGATGCAGGCGGACCACGCGGCCTATCGCGAGATCATGGCGGCGCCCTAACGTTCCCGCGCCCTGCCGGGTCAGCCGTGCAGGGCGCGCTCGGGTCCGCCGAAGCGGGCGCTGGCGAACTGCGCCTGGTGCCAGTGCGGGTAGATCAGCGGCGGGCGGCTCACCGCGTCGATGCGGGCGAGGTCCTCGTCGCTGAGGGTCACGTCGAGCGCGCGCAGGTTGCGCTGCATCTGCTCGGGCGCGCTGGCGCCGACCACCAGCGAGGCCACCGCGGGGCGGCCCAGCGTCCAGGCCAGCGCCACCTGCGCCGCCTCGACGCCATGCGCGGCGCCGATCTCGGCCAGCACGTCGACGATGTCCCAGAGCCGGTCCCAGTCGCGGATCGGCGGCTCGGTCCAGCCCTTGGCCTGACGGCTGCCCTCGGCGAAGCCGTCGCGCCGGTGCTTGCCGCTGAGCAGCCCGGCGGCGAGCGGGCTCCAGACCGTCACCCCCAGCCCCTGGTCGAGCGAGATCGGCAGAAGCTCGTATTCCGCCTCGCGCGCCTCGACCGTGTAGTGGATCTGCTGGGTGACGAAGCGCGCCAGGTCGTGCCGCTCCGAGGCCATCAGCGCCTTCATCAGCTGCCAGCCTGTGTAGTTCGAGCAGCCGGCGTAGCGGATCTTGCCCTGCCGGGTCAGCGTGTCGAGCGCCTCCATGGTCTCTTCGACCGGGGTGAGTCCGTCCCATTCGTGGATGTGGTAGATGTCGATGTGATCGGTGCGCAGCCGCTTGAGGCTGCGCTCGCATTCGCGGATCAGGTGCCAGCGGCTGGCGCCCTCGTCGTTCGGCCCCTCGCCGATGCGCATCCGCGCCTTGGACGAGATCAGCACCCGCTCGCGCCTGCCGTCCAGTGCCTCGCCGAGGATCTCCTCTGCCAGCCCGGTCGAGTACATGTTGGCGGTGTCGAGCAGGTTGATGCCGTGATCGAGGCAGGTGTCGATGAGCCTTTGCGCCTCGGGCACGCCCTGCGCCCCCACCATGCCGAAATCGCCCCTGCCGCCAAAGGTGAAGCTGCCCATGGCGAGCACCGAGACCTTGAGCCCGCTGCGGCCGAGTTGCCTGTAGTGCATGATCCGTCCTCCTTCCGGTCCGGCTCTGCCGGTGTCAACCCTGCTCCGCCGCGCGGGCGACGTCGCGCATCACCTCGACGAGGATCAGCGCCACGGTGCCGCCCGCGTCGGGCAGGCCCCGCGATTTCTCCTGGAAGGCCGCCGCCTTGCCGTGCTGCGCGACCATGTCCTTCGTCGCCTCGAGCGCTTTGGCGGCGGCCTCGACCGCCGCGTCGAGCGCCCCGGCAAGACCCGCGTCGCTGCCCTCGAGCGCACCGGCGATCGGGTCCAGCACGTCGAGCACCGTCTTGTCGCCGAGTTGCGCCTTGCCGCGCTGCGCGACGCCCTCGGCGAAGGCGCGCCAGAAGGTCGCCGCCTCGGCCGTGCCGAAGCGCTCGGCGCTCTCCAGCGCCTTGAAGCCGCGCAGGAAGCCGGTCGCCATCAGCGTGCCCATGGTCGAGGGCGCGGCCTTGGCCAGCGCCGCCCCCGCCGCCTTCATCTGGCCCGAGACCGACGCGCCCTCGAGCGCCGCGACCGCCTCGTTCGCGGCGGCGAAGCCCTTGGACATGGTGATCCCGAGATCGCTGTCGCCGACCTTGCCGTCGAGGGCGATCAGCGCCTCGCGCTCGGCGGCGAAGCGGGCGGCCCAGGCGGCGTAGAAGCCCCGGGTCTCTTCAGCCGAAAGCGCCATCGCCTTACCCCTTGATCTGCGTGAAGAAGGGCGTGTGCGCGGGCCGGGCGATCAGCGGCTCGAGCTCGTCGTCGAGATGCAGCACCGAGATCGAGGCCCCGGCCATCTCCATCGAGGTGGCGAACTCGCCCAGCCAGCAATGGCGGATGGTCACGCCCCGCTCCTCCATCAGGATCGAGACGCGGCGGAAGAGGATGTAGAGCTCCTCGAGCGGCGTGCCGCCCAGCCCGTTGACCAGCACCGCGACCTCGTCGCCGGACCTGTAGTCGGTCTCGGCGAAGATGCGCGCCATCATCGTGTCGACCACCTCGTCGGCGGGCTTGATCGTCTCGCGCGAGATGCCGGGCTCGCCATGGATGCCCATGCCGATCTCCATCTCGTTCTCGCCGATCTCGAAGCCGGGCTTGCCGACCTCGGGCACGATGCAGGGCGAGAGGGCGACACCCATGGTGCGGGTGCGGGCGCGGGCCTTGTCGGCGATGCGCGCCACCTCGTCGAGCGGCAGCATCTCGGCCGCCGCCGCCCCCGCGGCCTTGTAGAGGAAGAAGATCCCCGCCACGCCGCGCCGCTTGTGCTCTTCGCCGACCACCGAGGAGGCGACGTCGTCGTTGCCCATGACGGTTCGGGTGGCGATGTCCTCGAGCTCGGCCAGCTCGCCGGCCATGTCGAAGTTCATGATGTCGCCGGTGTAGTTGCCGTAGAGGTAGAGTACGCCGGCGCCCTGGTCGACATGCTTGGTGACCTCGAGGATCTGGTCCGAGCTCGGCGACTGGAACACCCCGCCCACGGCGCAGCCGTCGAGCATGGATGCGCCGACGAAGCCGAGGAAGGTCGGCAGGTGGCCCGAGCCGCCGCCGGTGACGATACCGACCTTGCCCGGCACCGGATT encodes:
- a CDS encoding LysR family transcriptional regulator, whose translation is MKLQQLRFFVAVYEDGSFSAAAERMNATQSGLSTHVSHLEKRYGVSLFTRSSAGVTPTEAGRLFYREAVAVLAASARAEDRLVGLSKSLVGDVRVGLMPTFTRAVLAPALLRFSAEHPDVRVSVSEAYSGALGTEVAEGRLDFAVVPAFDTAGSLSGVPIGRDHECLVQCAAPARPYRQDMTLRELGPLKIVLPGRANARRLRIETYLSVNGVEIAEMMELDSMHGTLDIIGRSDWVGILPGILCLPDLDGSRRRVTPLTAPEFDVTYIRITRRARPLTPAAEAFAAVLQAELDAALEVLPESLRADAAQR
- a CDS encoding TetR/AcrR family transcriptional regulator; protein product: MTKGRATPASDSTAPRKRLSPEARRGQIVTAATELFAEKGFDASTRDLAKLAGITQPLLYRYFPDKDGLIEAVYARVFLDRWNPEWDATLEDRGQPVRARFAAFYDAYTDSIFDPVWLRISSFAALREARINRWYNHVVEELILKRLVRETRVERGGEDRIRVTRAELEPAWLLHGGLLNYGMRRHILGLPVLDDKPRVIRGAIDQFLAGFGAEGGGS
- a CDS encoding glutathione S-transferase family protein, whose product is MKLLGRRTSVNVQKVAWTLAELGVDHETVEMGGVFGGLDTPEYRALNPIGKVPTLIDGGLCVWESNAIVRYLAGAYGEGGFGGQDIAGRTRADIWMEWFQNNVYAAFTSVFHNTVRLPPSQRDPAARAAGLGVVTEAFRLLEARLSEGDFLAGDRLTMGDIPAGSALFRYYTMEIERPELPALAEYYARLCERPAYREHVMVSYDSLRMPGD
- a CDS encoding alpha/beta fold hydrolase, which produces MTDLYSEVSGRDGAPFLLLLNSLGATHAMWDGQLGHLNSFYRVIRCDARGHSRSPAPDGPYCFDDLVADAFGVLDRHGAATASVMGLSLGGMTALGMGLAQPARIERILCCAARADAPPPFVQSWQDRLHLLDTGGLEAVWQVTEDKWLSAESRAAHPERTEALRAGFLGTSEAGYRGCAAALLQLDYLRQLPGLLPPTLYVAGEKDAAAPAGAMQAMAAATPGARCVVIPGAAHVVNVDNPADFQHAIGGFLGLDVE
- a CDS encoding aldo/keto reductase; amino-acid sequence: MHYRQLGRSGLKVSVLAMGSFTFGGRGDFGMVGAQGVPEAQRLIDTCLDHGINLLDTANMYSTGLAEEILGEALDGRRERVLISSKARMRIGEGPNDEGASRWHLIRECERSLKRLRTDHIDIYHIHEWDGLTPVEETMEALDTLTRQGKIRYAGCSNYTGWQLMKALMASERHDLARFVTQQIHYTVEAREAEYELLPISLDQGLGVTVWSPLAAGLLSGKHRRDGFAEGSRQAKGWTEPPIRDWDRLWDIVDVLAEIGAAHGVEAAQVALAWTLGRPAVASLVVGASAPEQMQRNLRALDVTLSDEDLARIDAVSRPPLIYPHWHQAQFASARFGGPERALHG
- a CDS encoding dihydroxyacetone kinase subunit DhaK encodes the protein MKKFLNDPENFVDEMLDGIYRAHPQVTYAAGDLRCYVTANPVPGKVGIVTGGGSGHLPTFLGFVGASMLDGCAVGGVFQSPSSDQILEVTKHVDQGAGVLYLYGNYTGDIMNFDMAGELAELEDIATRTVMGNDDVASSVVGEEHKRRGVAGIFFLYKAAGAAAAEMLPLDEVARIADKARARTRTMGVALSPCIVPEVGKPGFEIGENEMEIGMGIHGEPGISRETIKPADEVVDTMMARIFAETDYRSGDEVAVLVNGLGGTPLEELYILFRRVSILMEERGVTIRHCWLGEFATSMEMAGASISVLHLDDELEPLIARPAHTPFFTQIKG
- a CDS encoding FGGY-family carbohydrate kinase: MAFIGIDVGTGSARAGVFDERGTLLAASGREITMWRPRPGWAQQSSADIWQAICAAVREAVAASGIRPEEVAGLGFDATCSLVLADADDRPVSVDPEGAAAQDIIVWMDHRALMDAEEINATGGAPLRHVGEVINPEMQMPKLRWLQREMPDRFARAAQLWDLPDWLVWRACGSRARSLCSLVCKWTYLGHLGLEGEGWDDGFLSAIGLDALTGPGGHARIGTEIAAPGTRLGGLTAQAAAELGLPEGIAVGASLIDAYAGALGTLGAGGGESLAMIAGTSTCHIAVTAEPAYVPGVWGPYFGALLPGLWVNEGGQSAAGALIDAVLARHGAYPALKAEAAAAGRHPATLLDARLAEMAEETATLTRSRHVQPDAHGNRSPLAAPWRKGGIDGITLDTGRDDLALDYLATLQALAYGTRHILEEMRAAGAGIGSIVVSGGLAKNALYLRETADACGVPVIVPEAPEPVLLGSAMLGAVAAGAQPSLGEAMRAMAPAVQQIAPRGGRIAAYHDAKYRVFRRMQADHAAYREIMAAP
- a CDS encoding dihydroxyacetone kinase subunit L yields the protein MALSAEETRGFYAAWAARFAAEREALIALDGKVGDSDLGITMSKGFAAANEAVAALEGASVSGQMKAAGAALAKAAPSTMGTLMATGFLRGFKALESAERFGTAEAATFWRAFAEGVAQRGKAQLGDKTVLDVLDPIAGALEGSDAGLAGALDAAVEAAAKALEATKDMVAQHGKAAAFQEKSRGLPDAGGTVALILVEVMRDVARAAEQG
- a CDS encoding TRAP transporter large permease, whose product is MTTIIFGILALLMVLVLLGVHVAVALAVVSALGVYWMIGSADVALSILGTTAYEALRKDIFIIIPLFVLMGDFVSRSGAARDLYGLCNRGFRRLPGCLGVATVMGNAVFAAITGVSIASAATFSRIAYPEMIALGYSRPYALGTIAGSACLGMLIPPSILMIVWAVLTEQSIGALFIAGLLPGLLLATLFGLYCALRAIWRPQDAPRGTEAPRAPGDLSREIIGGGTILVLIGIVIGGIWGGVLTPTEAAGFGAAGAFVLGLLRGMRVREVLEAVYNAGRTTAPIMILLITASMYSRFLAMAGATQVINGLLLSISDSTAVIVLIIFLIWLVLGMFIDSTSIILLTVPIFAPVANTLGLDPLAFAIFGVLVIEAGLLTPPFGILVFTVKAAVPDPTVRLGEIFRGAVPFWLLILFVAVLAILWPPLSTWLPQTYL
- a CDS encoding C4-dicarboxylate TRAP transporter substrate-binding protein, producing the protein MISRTLLAALLAVAAGSALSTRAEADSFTFRIGSGHPKGPAPYVTTMSDFFVTEVTRRAQEKGHAVTFIESYGGGIAGVSETLEAVQQGLLDFGGYCVCFEPSNLFLHNFPYFEPFGPQSSSKAIEAVRMVYDQNPWLSSVFEDQFGQELLGLGAWDNYHLGTKMAWAEVADLKGVKIGGAGPNLPWLEYAGAIPVQSSLPEGYMAMKTGVYDGWLMTPAGYNGFKYYEPSPYYTLIGFGAMPVVVLTANKATLARLPEDLRAIVEEVGREWEAGNGAAMDESQAKGLAALKENGAIITELPEATRAQWAQSLAEFPRTNAKDADSRGMPGTKVMTDYIAAAKAVGHVWPVEYTLD
- a CDS encoding TRAP transporter small permease translates to MSIQIALARAIHVVSSIWVFLLAGLIIADVLGRTLFLHPVEGTKEILQNSVIAVSFLQLPLAIYSGSMLRTTMLADALPPLGRCLLRSFACLLGLGLFAALAHASFPSAMSAVRLGEYEGEGALRIYTWPVRFLIVATSLLAALAYLSLLVADWRGRIDETKGGLAAPDPR